From Phragmites australis chromosome 5, lpPhrAust1.1, whole genome shotgun sequence, a single genomic window includes:
- the LOC133919015 gene encoding uncharacterized protein LOC133919015: MGEKAADAAAAAAGTGDQDDGQAAAAAGLDGIQYCSEHPYRPGTAAALVAGGGICAFCLQEKLGRLVSSSKSSPFFPLGGHPPPSGSPSSPPSFRRAAEPPPPLHPSGASRKFIPFHRKKTPSSSSSSSSSASAALSEGGVLKRSKSVAPRPEEQFPYSSASSVTAESPRKKSFWSFLYLSSSSFAYAHQTTASTPYTNGGGAAARRKSVSVASAAWASRGGAAAGVGAHDQQLRAGTSSTLGRTLEAIGEPESPSQVSSSSSFGRKVARSRSVGCGSRSFSGDFLERLSNGFGDCTLRRVESHRESKPHKMRGALGHLGGAADDEDGDDDDVYEHQHRIKCAGFFGSLGPASSTYWLSAASGGVGSGTRRSGGRSHRSWAWALASPMRALRPTTSSTSTKTITVVPPSHVTVHGNGNGNTSTSSLSISSPTPSSSEATAAAVAN; encoded by the coding sequence ATGGGGGAGAAggcagcggacgcggcggcggcggcggcgggcacgGGGGACCAGGACGACGgacaggcggcggcggcggcgggactGGACGGCATCCAGTACTGCAGCGAGCACCCCTaccggcccggcacggccgCGGCGTTGGTCGCCGGCGGGGGGATATGCGCGTTCTGCCTGCAGGAGAAGCTGGGGAGGCTGGTGTCCTCCTCCAAGTCCAGCCCTTTCTTCCCGCTCGGCGGCCACCCGCCGCCCTCCGGCTCCCCGTCGTCGCCACCGTCCTTCCGCCGCGcggccgagccgccgccgccgctccatcCCTCCGGCGCCTCGCGAAAGTTCATCCCTTTCCACCGGAAGAAGAccccctcgtcgtcgtcgtcgtcgtcttcctctGCCTCCGCGGCGCTGTCCGAGGGAGGCGTGCTGAAGAGGAGCAAGTCGGTGGCGCCGCGGCCCGAGGAGCAGTTCCCCTACTCGTCGGCGTCGTCGGTGACGGCCGAGAGCCCGCGCAAGAAGAGCTTCTGGTCGTTCCTCTACCTCTCCTCGTCCTCATTCGCCTACGCGCATCAGACCACCGCCTCCACGCCGTACACCAACGGGGGCGGCGCCGCCGCGAGGAGGAAGTCGGTGTCTGTGGCGTCGGCGGCGTGGGCGTCCAGGGGTGGCGCCGCGGCCGGCGTTGGCGCACATGATCAGCAGCTGCGCGCCGGGACGTCGTCGACGTTGGGGCGGACGCTGGAGGCCATCGGCGAGCCGGAGAGCCCGAGCCAGgtgtcgtcctcctcttccttcggACGGAAGGTGGCGCGGTCGCGTTCCGTCGGGTGCGGCAGCCGCAGCTTCTCCGGCGACTTCCTGGAGCGCCTCTCCAACGGCTTCGGCGACTGCACGCTCCGGCGCGTCGAGTCCCACCGCGAGTCCAAGCCGCACAAGATGCGCGGCGCCCTCGgccacctcggcggcgccgCCGACGATGAGgatggcgacgacgacgacgtgtACGAGCACCAGCACCGGATCAAGTGCGCGGGGTTCTTTGGAAGCCTGGGCCCCGCGTCGTCTACCTACTGGCTCTCCGCGGCCAGCGGCGGCGTCGGCAGCGGCACGAGGAGGTCTGGCGGTCGCAGCCACCGGAGCTGGGCTTGGGCGTTGGCAAGCCCCATGAGGGCGCTGCGGCCGACGACGAGCTCCACCTCCACGAAGACCATCACGGTGGTGCCGCCCAGCCACGTGACTGTCCACGGCAACGGCAACGGCAACACGTCGACGTCGTCATTGTCCATATCTTCCCCGACGCCATCATCTTCGGAGGCAACTGCCGCGGCCGTGGCGAATTGA